A window of Glycine soja cultivar W05 chromosome 13, ASM419377v2, whole genome shotgun sequence genomic DNA:
TTAATAAGATTTTGctcctaattatatttttttatctataaaactcaaattcaaaatctaagagactaaatataatataattgggAGCAATGATTTGTTGTTCCTTGTACTTTAATTGAATATGTATTGTTGTTGCATTAATTTGCCTTGTAATTCTTACATTAACATTGTAATTATACAATGATGATTCCAACAACAACTACCATATAAAATCACGTTATTACGTCTTTTGGGTTATAACGtggttagttttgttagttagTCTGCATTTCAATTAAGTCAATGATTTTTACAAATATGTTCAGAAACTAAAGTTCGGCTCCACCTAATATAGTtctttttattgaatttaacttacaataaaatatttctgatATTGCAAGGAGTGTATGAAATCCTGCATCTGGATGTGCAGTTagtatgtaataataataacaaggtCCCGCTTTCTGTTATGAGTCACTGATGTAATTAttgcaattaattttattgaagcAATTAAACAAATGCTATcacttattttttgtaaaaaaactgTATCAAAAAaggttgttttttttaatgaaaatgtgGATATGCAATTTCAGGAGGTGTCACTACGATGAAACCATTTCTTGAAAAATTCTTCCCAACAGTATTGAAAAATGCTACTAGCGCGAAAACAAACATGTATTGTGTGTATGACGATCAGTTGTTGACATTATTTACGTCCTCCCTTTTTCTCGCGGGGCTTTTTTCATCTCTCTTGGCCAGCCACGTCACGATGGCGTTGGGTCGGAGAAACACCATGATCTTCGGTGGCTGCATCTTTTTTGCGGGTGGTGCCATTAATGCTGCGGCGGAAAATATTGCTATGCTCATCTTGGGTCGTATCTTGCTTGGCATTGGGGTTGGTTTCACTAATCAAGTAAGAAATTAATTCCATCTATAAATTATACTATAtgttagtaattttaattttcattcacCACTTGCTCACTTGATCCATGTTTAAACATCTATCAGCAAGTTATAATactagttatttatttataaacattattacttattagtatatatattagtaatagTATTGTTTGTATTTATAAACATTATCTATACTTCTTTTTACCCAAACAAAACGGATaccaaaggtttttttttttgttttgttttttactgTAGGATACCATAGTTAGGAACTTATAAAGGAgtgcagaaaaaaaatacaataggtGCAAGTGTGTAActgtattataataaatttgtatattttttctttttaaaaaaggagataaaagagccaaaaagaaaaagagtcaAGTGTCACTTTTGTTCCTAATATTACATGTtaaaatgtcatttaaatttctctcaGTGTCACTTATTTATCACTTTAgtctagttaattttttttttaaaagttaatatttgTGTTTATATGATACTTTATCCATCAACGTCACAGTTGACATGCACATAGATGACAATCTAGTACAAACATGATAGTTGATAGTGCACATGTGGATGATAGGTGATCACAatccaattattttaattattgtcaAGTGTATCGTCGATTTttcttgtattaattattttaaattaacatatatCCCTGAATTAAATGAGGTTATAATGAGAAACAATTTTGATGTGGTGTCTAAATGAACACAGGCGACGCCGGTATACCTGTCTGAAATGGCCCCAGCCAAATGGCGAGGTGCGTTCAACACGGGCTTCCAATTGTTCAACAACATGGGTGTGGTGGCGGCCAATTGCATAAACTTTGGCACTGCACCGCACCCATGGGGGTGGCGCATGTCCCTTGGCCTCGCCACGGTCCCCGCAGCTATCATGACAATCGGTGCCTTGCTAATACCCGACAGTCCAAGTAGCTTAGTCGAGCGCAACCACATCAACCAAGCCAGAAACGCCTTGCGCAAAGTGCGGGGCCCCACTGCTGACGTTGAATCCGAATTGCAACTCATGATCCAATCGTCGCAGGTTTCAAAAGACATGGAACGAGAAAGTTTTGTGGCCATTTTTGAGCGCCGGTATCGGCCTCAGTTGGTGATGGCGCTTGCGATTCCCTTGTCTCAGCAACTTTCGGGAATCAGCATTGTCGCGTTTTATGCGCCAAACCTGTTTCAGTCAGTGGTAATTGGCAATAACTCGGCGTTGCTTTCGGCTGTTGTACTAGGACTCGTCAACCTTGGTTCCACTCTTGTCTCAACTGTTGTTGTTGATCGACTTGGTCGAAGGGTCTTGTTCATAGTGGGTGGCATTCAAATGCTTGTTTGCATGgtaattcaattatttaattaagcttttattttttattttttctaaatactcgtccatatatttatataactagAGTTGAGAGTTGAGATTACTAAGCACgttcatttaagtttttttttaaaaaaattatttagaaaagtaattattttaaaaaaatgctaaaatcacttttttaaatacacataattaatattagaaaggaaaaaaaaaataacactctATTTTCTTAGGAATATTGCTAACAATACACTTTCTCACAAACACTCTTAAAGGCTTTCCTTTTGGTAGAGACACACTCTTATAGTCTAATATAATCCTTTTAATACACCCTTAATTATtggtaaaaattaattacaaattataaaattacaaaagaaattCATTAAGGAAGAAGTGATAGAAActcattaaattttatgattaccaataaattttaatcaataaaattatgtgTTGTTAGTATTTTTCTTAAAGTATATTTGACAagatatttcaattaatttttaatttttttattgcttagaaaatttgtttaattatttgatactagtttttagtattttttgagAGATTACTTAAAAGTaccatttttaaaactaacttttaatttctagcttttttatataatttttttttgtcctttaaCTTTTATTAGATTTCCTTTTTAACCTTTtgaaactttattatttttatcattttcttacaTTTGATacagtttttcatttttacttttttattatatatgatattgatatataataagtttatgtagtttttttatattttatattaaaattaatttaatactaaaattataaaatcctataaaatatatttttatgaaaaaaatcaaatttatatatatattctttttagttCCTTAGTTTATCTCAACAGTAACCAAACTAAATATTCATGATAGCTTGAACTATATAGTAATTTCTCTGTTACAAGTGGGATTACTTATTACCATATATTTGGCCTTATTAATCAAGGTTAAAATTGATTGTATCAGTTATgtactaattatatatttgatcatTGTGAAGATTTCGGCGGCTGTTGTGCTGGCAATGGGGAGTGGTGTTAATGGTACAGAGCAAATTTCAAAGGGCAACGCCATTGCTGTGTTGGTGCTATTGTGCTTCTACACAGCAGGATTTGCTTGGTCGTGGGGCCCTCTTTGCTGGCTAATTCCAAGTGAGATTTTCCCCATGAAGATTAGATCCACTGGACAAAGCATAGCCATTGCTGTGCAGTTCTTGGCAACATTTGTTTTATCTCAGACATTCTTGACAATGCTATGCCACTTTAAGTTTGGAGCTTTTCTCTTCTACGCGGGTTGGCTTGCACTCAGCACTATCTTTGTTATACTGTTCTTGCCCGAGACCAGAGGAATTTCTTTGGATTCAATGTATGCAATATGGGGCAAACACTGGTATTGGCGCCGGTTTGTTGTTGAAGGTTGACAAGTTATATAACCAAGATATTAAATCTTTCAATGAATTAGTAGTACATGTATATAGGGTAACGGTTTTGTTTGTAagcatgaaaagaaaattat
This region includes:
- the LOC114382161 gene encoding sugar transport protein 5-like, with protein sequence MAVEGIAVDASSANNGFNGKITLSVVLTCIVAASSGLIFGYDLGITGGVTTMKPFLEKFFPTVLKNATSAKTNMYCVYDDQLLTLFTSSLFLAGLFSSLLASHVTMALGRRNTMIFGGCIFFAGGAINAAAENIAMLILGRILLGIGVGFTNQATPVYLSEMAPAKWRGAFNTGFQLFNNMGVVAANCINFGTAPHPWGWRMSLGLATVPAAIMTIGALLIPDSPSSLVERNHINQARNALRKVRGPTADVESELQLMIQSSQVSKDMERESFVAIFERRYRPQLVMALAIPLSQQLSGISIVAFYAPNLFQSVVIGNNSALLSAVVLGLVNLGSTLVSTVVVDRLGRRVLFIVGGIQMLVCMISAAVVLAMGSGVNGTEQISKGNAIAVLVLLCFYTAGFAWSWGPLCWLIPSEIFPMKIRSTGQSIAIAVQFLATFVLSQTFLTMLCHFKFGAFLFYAGWLALSTIFVILFLPETRGISLDSMYAIWGKHWYWRRFVVEG